From Bdellovibrio bacteriovorus, a single genomic window includes:
- a CDS encoding BON domain-containing protein: MKKSIIAMLAVGLSSSLALATSVKENMTDTEAATKSLGSALEKEMEGMNTTSVNQAAEESSYDRTISTSEASRDPSEVSSSSSTATTRSPSNNGSSSSSAGAAMGGAAVGAAGVTAMDQASTGQSDTDLTRRVRQSLVNDPGLSVRAKNITVISEGGNITLKGAVATNQEKARVEELAEGVQGARNVDNQTEVSNY; encoded by the coding sequence ATGAAAAAAAGTATTATTGCAATGCTGGCGGTAGGACTAAGTTCTTCCCTTGCTTTGGCGACTTCCGTTAAAGAAAACATGACAGATACAGAAGCAGCCACAAAATCTTTAGGCAGCGCTTTAGAAAAAGAAATGGAAGGTATGAATACGACTTCTGTAAATCAAGCTGCAGAAGAAAGCAGTTATGATCGTACTATTTCAACTTCAGAAGCAAGTCGTGATCCCTCTGAAGTCTCTTCTTCAAGCTCTACAGCAACAACACGTTCTCCAAGCAATAACGGATCTTCGTCAAGTTCTGCCGGAGCCGCGATGGGTGGTGCGGCCGTGGGCGCTGCGGGCGTGACGGCTATGGACCAAGCAAGTACTGGTCAATCGGATACAGATTTGACTCGTCGTGTGCGTCAGTCCTTAGTGAACGATCCAGGTCTTTCTGTTCGAGCTAAAAACATCACCGTGATTTCTGAAGGCGGTAACATCACATTAAAAGGTGCGGTTGCTACCAATCAGGAAAAAGCTCGCGTGGAAGAGTTGGCTGAAGGCGTACAAGGCGCCAGAAATGTTGATAATCAGACAGAAGTTTCGAACTACTAG
- a CDS encoding DUF748 domain-containing protein: MKKRTLIIIICLLIVFRIALPYMILYPLNVFMGDFSKVFLIRADDLSLSFLRGAYRLEAIEAKIKDPPQSFLKIEYMDVSLAWRDLLQGNLRTDIVVEGMKFDLNNQLMDAVKKNAEESAKDTQELGKKVLPIRISRVDIKNSEVAVADMKGLPEELKIKVTQIDGRISNATATEKDPITLAKIKAVLQDSATMYAVGEVNQWKTPAEWLLSFEAKEFDITSLNPFLTHKLPLNFTAGKVDVYAEVKGENNGLKGYVKPFVKNMQAVGNKKDFQGIKHFGIEISGELANLIFSRKSDKTVATMVNFSYEKGTLNIDKGGIVSSALAHGYTKELPTGLENKYKMNKSTNEKKE, from the coding sequence GTGAAAAAACGCACGCTCATTATTATCATCTGCTTATTGATTGTGTTCCGTATCGCACTTCCATATATGATCCTTTATCCTCTGAATGTGTTTATGGGCGATTTTTCAAAAGTCTTTTTGATTCGCGCCGATGATTTAAGTCTGAGCTTTCTGCGTGGCGCCTATAGGCTGGAGGCCATAGAGGCAAAAATCAAGGACCCGCCACAAAGTTTTCTGAAAATCGAATATATGGATGTGTCCTTGGCGTGGAGAGACTTGCTTCAGGGGAATCTGCGCACCGACATTGTCGTTGAAGGTATGAAGTTTGATTTAAATAATCAACTTATGGATGCGGTAAAAAAGAATGCGGAAGAGTCAGCCAAAGACACTCAGGAGTTGGGTAAAAAAGTTTTACCGATTCGTATTTCGCGCGTGGATATTAAAAATTCCGAAGTCGCTGTCGCCGACATGAAAGGTCTGCCAGAAGAACTTAAGATTAAAGTCACGCAAATCGATGGACGTATCAGTAATGCCACCGCGACAGAAAAAGATCCCATCACCTTAGCTAAGATCAAAGCTGTTCTGCAAGATTCGGCAACGATGTATGCGGTGGGCGAAGTCAACCAGTGGAAAACCCCGGCGGAATGGCTTTTATCCTTTGAAGCCAAAGAGTTTGATATCACTTCACTGAATCCATTTTTAACTCATAAGCTTCCGTTGAATTTTACGGCGGGAAAAGTGGACGTGTACGCAGAGGTCAAAGGAGAGAACAATGGGCTGAAAGGTTACGTAAAGCCTTTCGTCAAAAACATGCAGGCCGTGGGAAATAAAAAGGACTTTCAAGGTATCAAACATTTCGGAATTGAAATTTCCGGCGAACTTGCCAATTTGATCTTTAGCAGAAAGTCCGACAAAACTGTCGCTACCATGGTGAACTTTTCTTACGAAAAAGGGACACTCAACATAGATAAGGGTGGCATTGTTAGCAGCGCTTTAGCTCACGGCTACACCAAAGAGCTGCCAACAGGCCTCGAAAATAAATATAAAATGAATAAAAGTACAAATGAAAAAAAGGAGTAA
- a CDS encoding BON domain-containing protein — MAQQSRGSMYGRNQENRPRKIDEREDWYERDPMDERSGYRNEVPFSEERRRLRRDDRSDYSRPTEYYQKRNYDSSYDYTGRAYPQPRYQGSSEYREELDRAYRQNSGEQNVNSPAYAPSSGFIGSSSSSSYFTNQQEGQGQHYGKGPRGFTRSDDRIKEEVCEMLTRHGQIDAQDIDLEVDNGIVTLTGTVPERKMKHLAEDCAEHCLGVKDIINNIRVKKEGEESSTTLPASTTVEKTTSKKGRTSSTPRH; from the coding sequence ATGGCACAGCAGTCCCGTGGCTCTATGTATGGCCGCAACCAAGAAAATCGTCCACGCAAAATCGATGAGCGCGAAGATTGGTACGAGCGTGATCCTATGGATGAAAGATCCGGCTATAGAAACGAAGTTCCATTCTCTGAAGAACGCCGCCGCCTTCGTCGCGATGATCGTTCAGACTATTCCCGTCCGACAGAATACTATCAAAAAAGAAACTATGATTCCTCCTATGACTATACCGGAAGAGCTTACCCACAACCGCGCTATCAGGGCTCTTCGGAGTACCGTGAAGAACTTGACAGAGCTTACCGGCAAAACTCCGGAGAACAGAACGTCAACTCTCCGGCCTATGCGCCCTCTTCTGGATTCATTGGTTCTTCCTCGTCATCAAGCTATTTCACAAATCAACAAGAAGGCCAAGGCCAGCATTATGGAAAGGGCCCGCGAGGCTTCACACGCTCTGACGATCGCATCAAAGAAGAAGTGTGCGAGATGCTGACTCGACACGGACAAATCGACGCTCAAGATATTGATCTTGAAGTGGACAACGGCATCGTCACACTTACCGGCACCGTGCCGGAAAGAAAAATGAAACATCTTGCCGAAGACTGTGCCGAGCACTGCTTAGGTGTGAAAGACATTATTAATAATATACGTGTAAAAAAAGAAGGTGAAGAGAGCAGCACCACTCTGCCCGCTTCTACCACCGTTGAAAAAACTACTTCCAAAAAAGGAAGAACATCTTCAACACCAAGACACTAA
- a CDS encoding outer membrane beta-barrel protein gives MRNLSVLMLVLGFLVSAQSYAGFYIEPGITYEKGDNELEWPAPLGDSTGNTKGLGVNLKLGYHYDSVFFMGLDGSYSQPKFEHSATDYDADAKSSLYGVILGGQMPHIGLRIWGGYIFGGELDPDESGGVDVKFTGAKGPKVGLGFKIFMVSLNVEYMDLEYDDSKVEQAGPISGEIDNKLKNKLGLVSISLPLTL, from the coding sequence ATGAGAAATCTGAGTGTACTAATGCTGGTTTTAGGTTTCCTTGTATCCGCACAATCTTACGCTGGCTTTTACATTGAACCCGGTATCACTTATGAAAAAGGTGACAACGAGTTAGAGTGGCCGGCACCACTTGGAGATTCCACCGGAAATACGAAGGGGTTGGGTGTGAATCTCAAATTGGGTTATCATTATGACTCAGTCTTCTTCATGGGCCTAGATGGATCTTACTCACAACCTAAGTTCGAGCACTCGGCAACTGATTATGATGCGGATGCCAAGTCGTCTCTGTACGGGGTGATCTTAGGAGGCCAAATGCCACACATCGGTTTGCGCATCTGGGGTGGATACATCTTCGGCGGAGAACTGGATCCCGATGAAAGCGGTGGTGTGGACGTGAAGTTCACAGGAGCGAAGGGGCCCAAAGTCGGTCTAGGATTTAAGATCTTCATGGTCAGCTTGAACGTTGAGTACATGGATCTTGAATACGATGACTCTAAGGTTGAACAAGCCGGTCCAATCTCAGGAGAGATCGACAATAAATTGAAAAATAAATTAGGTTTAGTCAGTATTTCATTGCCACTGACTTTATAA
- a CDS encoding carboxylate-amine ligase, protein MTIPNIPFGKSESLTLGVEVELQIIQPQTRDLYPISPEILDEWSLPGPHLKPEIFQSMLEIDTPICKNVQEVEETLLLSARELHRICKKSGARISANGTHPFARWQDRIYYPSERYEYVIERNQHIARRLMIYGLHVHLGMKDGDRCIQMMNEFLYYLPHMLALSASSPYWAGRDTGLASSRITIFESHPAGGHPCKVESWADFESIIHKLTKSHSIESFKDVWWDLRPSPNYGTLEIRICDGLPGIRRTSRLVAFIHLLARHLEKKLESGQHRPTPQDWFIRENKWRASRFGLDADVLIDNEGNTKSVRQDILDLIAEMKEDSATLRYDQYLQDLVEKDMASPSYQEQRLVFEQSQNLETVVDSLCDYFENDLKV, encoded by the coding sequence ATGACGATACCAAATATTCCATTCGGAAAATCGGAGTCCCTTACTTTGGGGGTTGAAGTTGAATTGCAAATCATTCAACCGCAAACTCGGGATCTTTATCCGATTTCACCAGAAATTCTTGATGAGTGGTCGTTACCCGGTCCTCACTTAAAGCCTGAAATCTTCCAGAGCATGCTGGAGATCGACACACCTATCTGCAAAAATGTTCAAGAGGTTGAAGAGACACTTTTGCTTTCGGCACGCGAGCTTCATCGCATTTGCAAAAAAAGCGGGGCCCGCATTTCTGCCAATGGCACTCATCCTTTCGCTCGATGGCAAGATCGTATTTATTATCCTTCAGAGCGCTATGAGTACGTCATCGAACGCAATCAGCATATTGCAAGACGCTTGATGATTTATGGATTGCACGTTCATTTAGGTATGAAAGACGGCGACCGTTGTATTCAGATGATGAATGAGTTTCTTTACTATCTTCCGCACATGTTAGCGCTTTCCGCTAGTTCACCTTACTGGGCGGGCAGAGATACGGGACTCGCGTCTTCTCGTATTACGATTTTTGAGTCTCATCCTGCGGGAGGACATCCCTGCAAAGTAGAGTCTTGGGCTGACTTTGAAAGTATCATTCATAAGCTGACAAAGAGTCACAGTATCGAGAGCTTTAAAGATGTTTGGTGGGATCTTCGTCCAAGCCCTAACTATGGCACCCTTGAAATTCGTATTTGTGATGGACTGCCTGGGATCCGTCGCACCAGTCGTCTAGTCGCTTTTATTCATTTACTTGCACGTCACTTAGAAAAGAAACTTGAGAGCGGTCAGCATCGACCGACTCCGCAGGATTGGTTCATTCGAGAAAACAAATGGCGAGCGTCCCGCTTCGGCTTGGATGCGGATGTGCTCATAGATAACGAAGGTAATACGAAATCGGTGCGCCAGGATATTCTGGATTTAATCGCAGAAATGAAAGAAGACAGTGCGACCTTGCGCTACGACCAGTATTTGCAAGACTTAGTTGAAAAGGACATGGCCTCACCCAGTTACCAGGAGCAGAGATTGGTGTTTGAGCAAAGCCAAAATCTTGAAACCGTGGTCGATTCTCTTTGCGATTATTTCGAAAATGATTTGAAAGTATAA
- a CDS encoding type 1 glutamine amidotransferase domain-containing protein, giving the protein MAPSLKGKNIAILATDGFEESELFEPKKALDDAGAKTTLISLKEGEIKGWAKTNWGKSIKVDLTVEKASPDDYDGLLLPGGVMNPDKLRKESKAVEFTKKFAESGKPIAAICHGPQLLIETGMVKGRRMTSYPSVKTDLKNAGATWEDKEVITDNGLVTSRKPEDIPAFNRKMIEEFAEGRHVQRPGIDASI; this is encoded by the coding sequence ATGGCACCCTCATTAAAAGGAAAAAATATTGCGATTTTAGCGACGGACGGATTTGAAGAGTCAGAACTTTTTGAACCCAAAAAAGCCTTGGACGACGCTGGAGCGAAAACCACCCTGATTTCTTTAAAAGAAGGCGAAATCAAAGGTTGGGCAAAAACGAATTGGGGAAAATCCATCAAGGTGGATTTAACAGTGGAAAAAGCAAGTCCCGATGACTATGACGGCCTTCTGTTGCCCGGTGGCGTGATGAATCCCGACAAGCTTCGCAAGGAAAGCAAGGCCGTCGAATTCACTAAAAAGTTTGCCGAGTCTGGCAAACCTATCGCCGCCATCTGCCATGGTCCACAGCTGCTCATTGAAACAGGTATGGTGAAGGGACGTCGTATGACCTCTTACCCTTCGGTAAAAACAGATCTGAAAAATGCGGGCGCAACCTGGGAAGACAAAGAGGTGATTACTGACAACGGCTTAGTGACCAGCCGTAAACCCGAGGATATTCCCGCTTTCAATCGCAAGATGATCGAAGAATTTGCAGAAGGTCGTCATGTTCAAAGACCGGGAATAGACGCCTCTATTTAA
- a CDS encoding EamA family transporter, translated as MATGPLLLIGSAFLHAGWNALAKSSQDKESFLFLTILLSGLFTFMTVLVFGQLEFPNNTVVALGFLSGIFEGLYFLTLAKALRTTSLGKSYSIMRGGAMIVVWMISTVFLQERAAFLQYLGAFTILAGIFTMNMAGRTKEDHALFKTEDIWSYLSAVFIAGYHLTYHQALERGAEPRTLFFIAMVVSLPFLFWSIRKSPFARIRDTVKTKGWTVVATGAGATASFLIFLYGLKISAPGFAISLRNTSIFFAVIFSYFLKESLTRKQILSACAIGLGAFLLSL; from the coding sequence CTACGGGTCCTTTATTGCTTATTGGTTCGGCTTTTTTACATGCGGGATGGAATGCCTTGGCTAAATCCTCGCAAGATAAGGAAAGCTTTCTTTTTCTCACGATTTTATTATCGGGTTTATTCACTTTTATGACTGTGCTCGTATTTGGGCAGTTGGAGTTTCCGAATAATACGGTCGTGGCCTTGGGATTTCTTTCGGGAATTTTTGAAGGGCTTTATTTTTTAACTTTGGCGAAAGCCTTGCGCACAACCAGCTTAGGAAAATCTTATAGCATCATGCGCGGTGGAGCGATGATCGTCGTATGGATGATCTCGACAGTCTTTTTACAAGAGCGCGCGGCCTTTTTACAATACCTGGGCGCATTTACAATTCTTGCCGGCATTTTCACTATGAATATGGCGGGACGTACGAAAGAAGATCATGCGCTATTTAAGACGGAAGATATTTGGTCTTACCTAAGTGCCGTCTTTATCGCCGGCTACCATTTGACCTATCATCAAGCTTTAGAAAGAGGCGCTGAACCGCGCACATTGTTTTTTATCGCGATGGTTGTGTCCTTGCCGTTTTTATTTTGGAGTATCCGAAAAAGTCCGTTCGCAAGAATTCGCGACACTGTTAAAACAAAAGGCTGGACTGTGGTCGCCACCGGAGCTGGCGCCACGGCTTCGTTCTTGATTTTCCTTTACGGCTTAAAAATTTCCGCACCGGGCTTTGCAATTTCTCTGCGCAACACTTCTATCTTTTTCGCGGTGATCTTTTCTTACTTCCTGAAAGAATCACTGACGAGAAAACAAATCCTCAGCGCCTGCGCCATCGGACTTGGCGCCTTCCTTCTAAGTCTTTAA